The Tenacibaculum jejuense genome includes a window with the following:
- a CDS encoding WD40/YVTN/BNR-like repeat-containing protein: MNSISKLLIAFGLMLLIIPLQAQKISSKTFSGLPLRNIGPAFTSGRIADIAIHPKNENVWYVAVGSGGVWKTTNSGTTWKPIFDQQKSYSIGAITIDPNNPHTIWVGTGENVGGRHVAFGDGIYVSHDDGASWKNMGLKNSEHLSKIVVHPEDSNIIWAVSQGPLWTSGGERGVYKSIDGGKTWKRTLGDNKWVGATDLVMDPRNADVLYAATWQRQRIVAGYLGGGPGSGIHKSTDGGETWTKLKKGIPGSNLGKIGLAISPFNPDIIYAAIELDRRKGGLFMSTNRGESWKKQSNAVSGGTGPHYYQELYASPHHEGKLFLMNNYVQISDDHGKTFYTMNERNKHVDSHAMAFKASDPNYVLFGTDGGLYESFDLTKSWKFIRNLPITQYFKLAVDDSKPFYKIYGGTQDNGSHGGPSQTIYSDGITNGDWWKTLGADGHQSAIEPGNPNITYGEFQQGALWRIDQTTKETVFIQPQALEGDPFERFNWDAPILVSPHNPKRLYFASQRVWRSENRGDDWTPISKDLTLNQERITLPYYGKQQSWDNAWDVYAMSNYNTITSLAESPKQEGLLYAGTDDGIIQTTENGGNTWRKFSLNTVKGLGFVPFVNDVRADLFDANVVYAAVDNHKYGDYKPYILKSTNKGKSWSIISGDLPERLLVWRLVQDHVNKDLIFAATEYGIYFTYNGGTNWIQLKGGVPTISFRDITIQRRENDLVGASFGRGFFVLDDITPLRNFNKSMLSKEATLFPIKDAYWYVQASRVGSQGDAEYKAPNPAYGARFTYYMSDKVKSLKDERKAREKNNTDFPGWGAIEKETNQEKPSIELLIKDTSGKLVNTVKGTNKKGFNRVNWRLNYPSKNGERLNVRGGNRFLGGGPLVTPGTYTVTLVKRVDGVTTVLEAPKEFKVVPMYDGALPRKSYDEMNTFREEVFAFRQDLTATNIEMRKLLQKVAAMKRAAHKTTAPNDALLKDINKVRLDLLAIQKELGGDPVKDLIGEKSNPNAGEGTSISWRAFTSTYGPTGTHKGFLRRVKSQLQKVKTKLSTALNTTMPGIEQRLKQAGAPWIEGQGLIGN; this comes from the coding sequence ATGAATTCAATTTCAAAATTATTAATTGCATTCGGGCTTATGCTTTTAATAATTCCATTACAAGCCCAAAAAATAAGTAGTAAAACCTTTAGTGGTTTGCCGCTTAGAAATATCGGACCTGCCTTTACTTCTGGAAGAATTGCAGATATTGCCATTCATCCTAAGAATGAAAACGTTTGGTATGTAGCTGTTGGTTCTGGTGGTGTTTGGAAAACTACAAACTCAGGAACTACTTGGAAACCAATTTTTGATCAGCAAAAATCATATTCAATTGGTGCTATAACTATCGATCCAAATAATCCACATACAATTTGGGTTGGAACTGGAGAAAATGTTGGTGGTCGCCATGTGGCTTTCGGAGATGGTATTTATGTAAGTCATGATGATGGAGCGAGCTGGAAAAATATGGGATTAAAAAACTCAGAACATCTATCAAAAATAGTAGTTCATCCAGAAGATTCTAATATTATTTGGGCTGTTTCTCAAGGTCCGTTATGGACTTCAGGTGGTGAGCGTGGAGTTTATAAATCAATAGATGGAGGAAAAACATGGAAAAGAACTTTAGGAGATAACAAATGGGTTGGAGCTACCGATTTAGTTATGGATCCTAGAAATGCTGATGTTTTATATGCAGCTACTTGGCAACGCCAGCGTATTGTTGCAGGATATTTAGGTGGAGGACCAGGTTCTGGAATTCACAAAAGTACTGACGGAGGTGAAACTTGGACAAAATTAAAAAAAGGAATTCCTGGTTCTAACTTAGGGAAAATTGGTTTAGCTATTTCTCCTTTTAATCCAGATATTATTTATGCTGCAATTGAGTTAGATAGAAGAAAAGGAGGACTTTTTATGTCTACAAACAGAGGTGAATCTTGGAAAAAACAATCTAACGCAGTTTCTGGTGGTACTGGTCCACATTATTATCAAGAATTGTATGCGTCTCCTCATCATGAAGGAAAATTGTTTTTAATGAATAATTATGTGCAAATTTCAGATGATCATGGTAAGACTTTTTATACTATGAATGAGCGTAATAAGCACGTAGATAGTCATGCTATGGCCTTTAAAGCTTCAGACCCTAATTATGTTTTATTTGGAACTGACGGAGGTTTATATGAAAGTTTTGATTTAACTAAAAGCTGGAAATTCATTAGAAATTTACCAATTACTCAATACTTTAAATTAGCTGTTGATGATTCTAAGCCATTTTATAAAATTTATGGTGGAACTCAAGATAATGGATCACATGGTGGACCGTCACAAACCATTTATTCAGATGGAATTACAAATGGTGATTGGTGGAAAACTTTAGGAGCTGACGGACATCAATCTGCTATTGAGCCAGGTAACCCGAATATCACTTATGGTGAATTTCAACAAGGAGCACTTTGGAGAATTGATCAAACAACAAAGGAAACTGTTTTTATTCAACCACAAGCTTTAGAAGGTGACCCTTTCGAACGTTTTAATTGGGATGCACCAATTTTAGTAAGTCCACATAATCCAAAACGTTTATACTTTGCTTCTCAACGTGTTTGGCGTTCAGAAAATAGAGGAGATGATTGGACTCCAATTTCTAAAGATTTAACTTTAAATCAAGAACGTATTACATTACCATATTACGGAAAACAACAAAGTTGGGATAACGCTTGGGATGTTTATGCAATGTCTAACTATAATACGATTACATCTTTAGCTGAGTCTCCTAAACAAGAAGGTTTATTATATGCTGGAACAGATGACGGAATCATCCAAACTACTGAAAATGGTGGAAATACTTGGAGAAAATTCTCATTAAACACTGTAAAAGGATTAGGTTTTGTTCCTTTTGTTAATGATGTTCGCGCAGATTTATTTGATGCAAATGTAGTATATGCAGCTGTTGACAATCATAAATATGGAGATTATAAACCTTATATTCTTAAGAGTACAAATAAAGGAAAAAGTTGGTCGATCATCAGTGGAGATTTACCAGAACGATTATTAGTTTGGAGGTTAGTACAAGATCATGTAAATAAAGATTTAATTTTTGCAGCTACCGAATATGGTATTTACTTTACGTACAACGGCGGAACTAATTGGATACAATTAAAAGGAGGAGTTCCAACAATTTCTTTTAGAGATATTACAATTCAACGTAGAGAAAATGATTTAGTTGGAGCATCTTTCGGTAGAGGATTTTTCGTGTTAGATGATATTACACCATTACGTAACTTCAACAAATCTATGCTATCAAAAGAAGCAACATTATTTCCTATAAAAGATGCATATTGGTATGTACAAGCAAGTAGAGTTGGAAGCCAAGGTGATGCTGAATATAAAGCGCCAAACCCAGCTTACGGAGCTCGTTTTACATACTACATGTCAGATAAAGTAAAGTCTTTAAAAGATGAACGTAAAGCCAGAGAGAAAAATAATACTGATTTCCCTGGATGGGGAGCTATTGAAAAAGAAACAAATCAAGAAAAACCAAGTATAGAATTGTTAATTAAAGATACTTCAGGTAAGTTGGTAAATACAGTTAAAGGAACAAATAAAAAAGGATTTAACCGAGTGAACTGGAGATTGAATTATCCAAGTAAAAACGGAGAACGACTAAACGTACGAGGTGGTAATCGATTTTTAGGTGGAGGACCTTTAGTAACTCCTGGCACATATACAGTGACACTTGTTAAACGTGTTGATGGTGTAACTACTGTACTTGAAGCGCCAAAAGAATTTAAAGTAGTTCCTATGTATGATGGAGCTTTACCTAGAAAATCATATGATGAAATGAATACGTTTAGAGAGGAAGTATTTGCTTTCAGACAAGATTTAACAGCTACTAACATTGAAATGAGGAAGTTATTACAAAAAGTCGCAGCAATGAAACGTGCTGCACATAAAACAACAGCTCCAAATGATGCTTTATTAAAAGATATAAATAAGGTTAGATTAGACTTACTGGCGATTCAAAAAGAATTAGGAGGCGATCCTGTAAAAGATTTAATCGGAGAAAAATCAAACCCAAATGCGGGTGAAGGAACTAGTATTTCGTGGAGGGCTTTTACCAGTACATACGGACCAACTGGAACTCATAAAGGTTTTTTAAGAAGAGTTAAGAGTCAACTACAAAAAGTAAAAACTAAATTAAGCACTGCGCTAAATACAACAATGCCAGGAATTGAGCAACGTCTTAAACAAGCTGGAGCTCCTTGGATAGAAGGTCAAGGGTTAATTGGAAATTAG
- a CDS encoding YfcC family protein: MSNKSRSSLFSRIPHAITMLFGIIVFITLLTYVLPAGMYERVIVDGRSTVVPNSYKTITSTPIGILDMFKAIPLGFKAAVEIIFIVLAGGIMFGFMDKTKAVENVVGTLVKKLGLKNKYLIIVIMTFIYGLLGIAIGYENNIAMVPIAAVLSLALGGDLILAAGISVGAMTVGFGLSPINAYTVGTGHKIAELPMFSGALLRSMLCFTALSIMAYYNVRYFKKITSDPNKSLGKDLDTNELSLSKPINQYKLTTNNWLVISVFFIGLSIILYGVFNLNWYINELSAVFLMIALLSGLVSKMNATKMSETVLKSVSIAAPGAFMVGFATSIKVLMEMGNIGDTISYQLSTILEGLPLHLSAVCMAISQSVINFFIPSGSGQALATLQVMLPLGESLGLTRQVTILAFQIGDGLSNLINPTLGGLIAMLSMCRVPIDRWIRFIFPVLISLIAIAFLTLIIAVAINYS; the protein is encoded by the coding sequence ATGAGTAATAAATCCCGATCATCTTTATTTAGTAGAATACCTCACGCGATAACAATGTTATTTGGTATTATCGTTTTTATTACATTGTTAACTTATGTGCTTCCAGCAGGAATGTATGAACGAGTTATAGTTGATGGAAGAAGTACAGTCGTACCTAATTCTTATAAAACGATTACATCTACACCAATTGGAATTTTAGATATGTTTAAAGCAATTCCTCTAGGGTTTAAAGCTGCTGTAGAAATTATTTTCATTGTGCTTGCAGGTGGAATTATGTTTGGTTTTATGGATAAAACTAAAGCTGTAGAAAATGTTGTAGGAACTTTAGTGAAAAAATTAGGTTTAAAAAATAAATATTTAATTATTGTAATTATGACATTTATCTATGGCTTACTTGGTATTGCCATAGGTTACGAGAATAATATTGCAATGGTGCCTATTGCAGCTGTGCTAAGCTTAGCTTTAGGTGGCGATTTAATTCTAGCTGCAGGTATTTCAGTTGGTGCAATGACTGTAGGTTTCGGTTTATCGCCAATCAACGCTTATACTGTAGGAACTGGACATAAAATTGCTGAATTACCAATGTTTTCTGGAGCTTTATTACGAAGTATGCTTTGTTTTACAGCATTATCAATAATGGCGTATTATAATGTTCGATATTTTAAAAAGATTACTTCAGATCCAAATAAAAGCCTTGGAAAAGATCTTGATACAAATGAACTATCTTTATCCAAACCAATAAATCAATACAAGTTAACGACTAATAATTGGTTAGTCATTTCTGTCTTTTTTATCGGTTTATCCATTATTTTATATGGAGTTTTTAACTTGAATTGGTATATCAACGAACTCTCGGCTGTATTTCTAATGATTGCACTTTTAAGCGGTTTAGTCTCAAAAATGAATGCAACAAAAATGAGTGAAACGGTTTTAAAATCAGTAAGTATTGCTGCACCAGGTGCTTTTATGGTAGGTTTTGCAACTTCTATAAAAGTATTAATGGAAATGGGAAATATTGGTGACACCATATCTTATCAACTTTCTACAATTCTAGAAGGTTTACCATTACACTTATCAGCTGTTTGTATGGCAATTTCACAATCAGTTATTAACTTTTTTATTCCTTCAGGAAGCGGACAAGCATTAGCGACTTTACAGGTTATGCTTCCTCTTGGAGAATCATTAGGTTTAACACGACAAGTAACAATTTTGGCATTTCAAATAGGAGACGGATTATCAAATTTAATTAATCCGACTTTAGGCGGACTCATAGCAATGTTGAGTATGTGTAGAGTTCCTATAGATCGATGGATTCGTTTTATATTTCCAGTATTAATCAGTTTAATAGCAATCGCCTTTTTAACATTAATTATAGCAGTAGCAATAAATTATAGCTAA
- the ggt gene encoding gamma-glutamyltransferase translates to MKNNIYCLLFLTLLTYNITAQDRITGEAFATRSEVLGQNGMVATSHPLATQIGLDILKKGGNAIDAAIAANAALGLMEPTGCGIGGDLFAIVWDGKTKKVYGLNASGRSPKELTLEYFENQGMKKIPSHGALPVSVPGAVDGWFELHKKFGSKPMTEILAPAIDYAEKGFPLTELIAWYLNRSIPFYQSKNFPNLKETYINQNGGKLPNEGEIYKNPFLANTYRKIAKGGRDAFYKGDIAKTIGKFIKEQGGFLSEKDLAAHKSEWVQPVSVNYRGYDVWELPPNGQGIAALQMLQILKGYDFSNIEFGSAEHLHLFTEAKKIAFEDRAKYYADMDFFKVPVEELLSDAYADKRRKEIGKRAGKYSAGKISAGETIYMTVADKNGTMISLIQSNYRGMGSGMVPPKLGFMLQDRGELFSLKRGQANTYEPGKRPFHTIIPAFITKDNKPFVSFGVMGGDFQPMGHTQIVMNLIDFGMNLQEAGDAPRFDHTGGASPMGAITTNTGTIRTESGIPYTTIRGLMDRGHRIGTARGIYGGYQAILWDNINKVYHGASESRKDGQAAGY, encoded by the coding sequence ATGAAAAACAATATTTATTGTTTATTGTTCTTAACACTTCTAACTTACAATATAACTGCCCAAGATCGTATTACAGGAGAAGCTTTTGCAACACGTTCTGAAGTATTAGGACAGAATGGGATGGTCGCAACTAGTCATCCTTTAGCTACTCAAATCGGCTTAGACATATTAAAGAAAGGCGGTAACGCAATTGATGCTGCTATTGCAGCTAATGCTGCACTTGGACTAATGGAACCAACTGGTTGTGGAATTGGAGGAGACCTTTTCGCTATTGTTTGGGATGGAAAAACTAAGAAAGTTTATGGTTTAAATGCTAGCGGACGTTCACCTAAAGAACTTACACTTGAATATTTCGAAAACCAAGGCATGAAAAAAATACCATCTCATGGAGCTTTACCAGTAAGTGTTCCTGGTGCTGTAGATGGTTGGTTTGAATTGCACAAAAAATTTGGTTCTAAACCAATGACAGAAATTTTAGCTCCTGCAATTGATTATGCGGAAAAAGGATTTCCATTAACAGAATTAATTGCTTGGTACCTAAATAGAAGTATTCCTTTTTATCAGTCAAAAAACTTTCCGAATTTAAAAGAAACGTATATAAACCAAAATGGTGGGAAATTACCAAATGAGGGAGAAATTTATAAAAATCCGTTTTTAGCAAATACGTATAGAAAAATAGCAAAAGGAGGAAGAGATGCTTTTTACAAAGGTGATATTGCAAAAACTATAGGAAAATTTATAAAAGAACAAGGTGGTTTTCTGTCTGAAAAAGATTTAGCAGCTCATAAATCAGAATGGGTTCAACCTGTTTCTGTAAACTACAGAGGTTATGATGTTTGGGAATTACCTCCGAACGGACAAGGAATTGCGGCTTTACAAATGCTTCAAATTTTAAAAGGTTATGATTTTTCAAATATTGAATTTGGAAGTGCAGAGCATTTGCATTTATTTACTGAGGCAAAAAAAATAGCTTTTGAAGATCGTGCAAAATATTATGCTGACATGGACTTTTTTAAAGTTCCTGTTGAAGAATTATTATCAGACGCTTATGCGGATAAGAGAAGAAAAGAAATAGGAAAACGAGCAGGGAAATATTCTGCCGGTAAAATTTCTGCTGGAGAAACAATTTATATGACTGTTGCTGATAAAAACGGAACAATGATTTCATTAATCCAGAGTAATTATCGTGGTATGGGTTCAGGAATGGTTCCTCCAAAATTAGGATTTATGTTACAAGATAGAGGAGAGCTATTTAGTTTAAAAAGAGGACAAGCGAATACTTATGAACCAGGTAAACGTCCTTTTCATACAATTATTCCTGCTTTTATTACGAAAGATAATAAACCTTTTGTAAGCTTTGGAGTTATGGGTGGAGATTTTCAACCTATGGGACATACACAAATTGTGATGAATTTAATTGATTTCGGAATGAATCTTCAAGAAGCTGGTGATGCTCCAAGATTTGATCACACCGGTGGTGCTAGTCCAATGGGAGCAATCACTACTAATACTGGAACGATTAGAACAGAATCAGGAATTCCTTACACCACAATTCGAGGATTAATGGATCGTGGTCACAGAATAGGTACTGCTAGAGGTATTTACGGAGGTTATCAAGCAATTTTATGGGATAATATAAACAAAGTCTATCACGGAGCTTCAGAAAGTCGCAAAGACGGACAAGCAGCTGGATATTAA
- a CDS encoding methionine aminotransferase → MSKLPNVTASIFSVMSQLANKYQAINLSQGFPNFPVDEKLLKISEQLLSANIHQYTPMAGLPTLLEKIALLTKTNYKRKVDIKTEMLVTSGATQGIYTAINAIVNKGDEVIILDPSYDSYEPSVLVAGGKPVRVSLNDDYSPNFNRIASSITTKTKLIIINNPHNPTGKIWEEKDFEDLELILEKHPDIYVLSDEVYEYISFKHAHISINTRPKLIEKSIIASSFGKSLHVTGWKVGYLIAPEHLMKEIKKIHQFLVFSVNSIAQHVISEYLDVVDFKEVAEMYEKKKALFQQQLEHTRFKILPSEGTYFQLVNYSEISSKNDIDFAKELIIEHGIASIPVSVFYKDATDKKILRFCFAKTDETLIKAGKKLHTI, encoded by the coding sequence ATGTCTAAACTTCCAAATGTAACAGCTAGTATATTTTCTGTGATGTCGCAATTAGCGAATAAATATCAAGCAATCAATTTATCACAAGGTTTTCCAAATTTTCCGGTTGATGAAAAGCTACTTAAAATTTCTGAACAATTATTATCAGCTAATATTCATCAATATACACCTATGGCAGGTCTTCCAACTTTACTTGAAAAAATAGCTTTATTAACAAAAACAAATTACAAAAGAAAGGTTGATATTAAAACAGAAATGCTAGTAACTTCTGGTGCTACACAAGGAATTTATACAGCAATAAATGCTATAGTTAATAAAGGAGATGAAGTTATTATTTTAGATCCAAGTTATGATAGTTATGAGCCTTCAGTTTTAGTAGCAGGAGGGAAGCCAGTTAGAGTTTCTTTAAATGACGACTATTCTCCAAATTTTAACCGAATTGCAAGTTCAATTACAACAAAAACTAAGTTGATTATTATTAATAATCCTCACAATCCAACTGGGAAAATTTGGGAAGAAAAGGATTTTGAAGATTTAGAATTGATTTTAGAAAAACATCCTGATATTTATGTATTGAGTGATGAAGTTTATGAATATATTTCGTTTAAGCATGCTCATATTTCTATAAATACTAGACCAAAATTGATTGAAAAATCTATCATCGCTTCATCATTTGGAAAATCATTACACGTAACAGGCTGGAAAGTTGGGTACTTAATTGCTCCAGAGCATTTGATGAAAGAAATAAAGAAAATACATCAATTTTTAGTTTTCAGTGTAAATAGTATAGCCCAACATGTAATTTCTGAATATTTAGATGTTGTAGATTTTAAAGAAGTAGCAGAAATGTATGAAAAAAAGAAAGCTTTATTTCAACAACAATTGGAGCACACTCGATTTAAAATTCTTCCCTCTGAAGGAACATATTTTCAACTTGTAAATTACAGTGAAATTAGTTCTAAAAATGATATAGATTTTGCAAAAGAATTGATCATAGAACACGGAATAGCCAGTATACCTGTTTCGGTTTTTTATAAAGATGCTACTGATAAAAAAATATTAAGGTTTTGTTTTGCAAAAACAGATGAAACATTGATTAAAGCAGGTAAAAAATTACATACTATCTAA
- the argE gene encoding acetylornithine deacetylase: MTIEKILAKLVSFPVLGGESNLNIIHWIKEYIESFGVDTHLVPNEEGNKASLHCRIGPAVDGGVILSGHTDVVPVAGQKWETDPFTLIDKGDGKLYGRGSCDMKGFVACCLAVLPEMIKADLKKPIYFAFSYDEEIGCLAGTELANTIKNFYKETPKYAIIGEPSLMEPIVGQKGIYILETYVSGSEGHSSRIKQEVSAIHESMRLILWLENKMNQLIADKQFDDRFHPPHSTIHIGQVSGGIAPNIIADKAHFYWDLRTVPMDDVYEIVAEFEAYCRERESELKKVFPDFSIKTIENHPSVPHLDTKDDADVVNLIKNICGKSKLNTVAYASEAGQFANEGFQSVICGPGSIAQAHRANEFIAKEQLEKGIEMIEKLVQELSSETFK, translated from the coding sequence ATGACCATAGAAAAAATTCTAGCAAAACTAGTATCATTTCCAGTACTTGGAGGTGAAAGTAATTTAAATATTATTCATTGGATTAAAGAATATATCGAGTCTTTTGGAGTAGATACACATTTGGTACCTAATGAAGAAGGAAATAAAGCTTCTTTACATTGTAGAATTGGTCCTGCTGTTGATGGTGGCGTAATTCTATCTGGTCATACTGATGTTGTTCCTGTAGCTGGTCAAAAATGGGAAACAGATCCTTTTACATTAATAGATAAAGGAGATGGTAAACTTTACGGTAGAGGATCTTGTGATATGAAAGGTTTTGTAGCTTGTTGTTTAGCTGTATTACCTGAAATGATTAAAGCTGACTTAAAAAAACCAATCTATTTTGCTTTTTCTTATGATGAAGAAATTGGTTGTTTAGCGGGAACTGAATTGGCGAATACAATAAAAAACTTTTATAAAGAAACTCCAAAATACGCAATCATTGGCGAACCTTCTTTAATGGAACCTATTGTTGGTCAAAAAGGAATTTATATTCTAGAGACATACGTTAGTGGTTCAGAAGGTCACAGCAGTCGAATAAAACAAGAAGTTAGCGCGATTCACGAATCGATGCGTTTAATTCTTTGGTTAGAGAATAAAATGAATCAATTAATTGCTGATAAACAATTTGATGATCGTTTTCATCCTCCACATTCTACAATTCATATTGGTCAAGTAAGTGGTGGAATTGCACCGAATATTATTGCAGATAAAGCACATTTTTATTGGGATTTACGTACTGTTCCTATGGATGATGTATATGAAATTGTTGCTGAATTTGAAGCATATTGTAGAGAAAGAGAATCAGAATTGAAAAAAGTATTTCCAGATTTTTCTATAAAAACTATTGAAAATCATCCGTCTGTTCCACATTTAGACACAAAAGATGATGCAGATGTTGTTAATTTAATTAAAAATATATGTGGTAAATCTAAATTAAATACTGTGGCTTATGCTTCGGAAGCTGGTCAGTTTGCAAACGAAGGTTTTCAATCTGTAATCTGTGGACCAGGATCTATAGCACAAGCACATAGAGCTAATGAATTTATAGCAAAAGAACAATTAGAAAAAGGAATTGAAATGATAGAAAAACTAGTTCAGGAATTATCTTCTGAAACTTTCAAATAA
- a CDS encoding heavy-metal-associated domain-containing protein, with amino-acid sequence MRNTVTIQNLKCGGCSNTITKKISLLNNISDVEVNVENSTVSFNYTNEEDIHLVTKTLCDLGYPEENDKNSISRKVKSFISCANGRIN; translated from the coding sequence ATGAGAAATACAGTAACAATACAGAATTTAAAATGTGGAGGTTGTTCTAATACAATAACAAAAAAAATATCCTTATTAAATAATATATCAGATGTTGAAGTTAATGTAGAAAATTCAACAGTAAGCTTTAATTATACTAATGAAGAAGATATCCATTTAGTAACCAAAACTTTATGTGACCTTGGCTATCCAGAAGAAAATGACAAAAATTCCATTTCCAGAAAAGTTAAGTCATTTATAAGTTGTGCCAATGGAAGAATTAATTAA